A window of Acropora muricata isolate sample 2 chromosome 3, ASM3666990v1, whole genome shotgun sequence contains these coding sequences:
- the LOC136910500 gene encoding golgin subfamily A member 4-like isoform X2 has product MASVEEEPGPANQLHGASDHEDRNSAASDNQEKEVQDSGHKHEQVNHDGTLGWNNELPVEIRSARLSEFVSEMATVGRRLHSQLTSLHETVSSETEASKALSKKWDPFTPDLIARLHDSTTDVNSEVKVLERYLDQVRELISIGGAKANGLTELRFPENNNQPDDQKLSIKAKIQRDEEKKKCTKEVEMLRNQLQNNGAILNQEGLIRRLEIDRSKLELDNLNFKKQLKLIKEKLNERGQMDDELVSLTNVECNLGASEEEGFALSELVTLRKERKVLLSTVQRLQGHGINGGRKSDSFERSDATVQCKINVLGQIANEDVTLSNQLTELRKNLSELQREYDELEEESKSIAEENSKMMDEKRALEDSVDKLRSHITDALDSNLEEMEHLHREKEELARKAQLFEEDNKKVRDNFVELSKKNAAHLKSVLDEIERKDSLEDAVDHLSTAVQKLNEMNNQSLYSTATEACIPGDTAAEIHNSSLLSEIKTCKELIDSQRAQIRQLQVDKRDIEDSCISLKREVVVLKTKRGERRSLEYQSDSDSEGMTSTRKNSAERCEFLKQDILRLTKRGTELENVIKALKSDNSNLEEEKVCLLDSLYHQLEKNEKLEVQIEKLKGLMNEDIIANGLNPKTTTKLLQNGIQSGSNGERVSVNGNVVEGSLSGHRDINGNDSYPEELQKASVQLTEKLGTLQQQIREIENEKEKIQKDLDESRNNERELRGIVSTLEKEAMVNSHQLQKSQGVTDTLQGCLREAHEEKEELTESLEEITEEKTALEKKVETLENELNELKEKYQSTKGELESDLAGVDGMDHNKEQMRLIQAKLSDLSESLTDKDKDSSCENVNAREQYSLSLEEQGSRITSMIETVRREVNLLKKEHEDAKTEQDDLKAKLDASETEKVSLQKNVRELDEKRRQVKSFITKLTEEKEALSEQIEEIKQQKTNLADALENVYQSKEGLQCQLEDALTKQHESSQSLFDVAAEVQSLKKSLSKVVEERDTLKEALLRSNSELQTLKKSEAKWNEKMTGAQVEADQSVQDKTEESKEDFEKSEMENTSQSNAQAAVRMEDEDNSLVYEMVTTFDNTSFAESAIEETPLIAQVEASPTLESLPPVDHHETRDDLYAQKQALEEEIERLKNWVESFSAEKQALEKEKEAMLKANHDILLELEKAREQQRELRLRQEEVSALAKGDDISSQDLTASLEDNKSEKAQLQQEIQSKADENDKLGEALQIANSHKDTLEDKQRESQETIKELERSCEALKAEIEDLRRQSKDMEESYGTEKEKLFLESDLRTKEVARLLEQVEYFEEHMQEKSQMLCELGDKLKEAETLVANIKSEKEVLEASLARAEEDKAKDSESIEQLKQELENTAKVHTETESTLKEVQSKLCNTDDDLEYGEEKKDSLATKIDKLIEKEKLLILEIAVKSHENSKLQESVETLQGDKEFLARKLEETKMESNFIRDELQDLRNQASDLRKFIDDEAITNKEEQTGETPEKESTLLDGVCEYIEALTEEKASLEAKIEKVEASSRDIKDNNKQLLQERTELTIQLQEALDKEHNDESNLKTGQGYDEVRLSREISDVRSLIEKLSLQKEKLGAALAHKEHQIATVTAEAIEKTKMLETKEKETESLSQRAVALEKAKDGSEKLLQELEREKTKVAMLSQELESLKEHENADLHEVCNRLEEEKKAFMMAVNKSRELEKRLKRAEEETNRVLEQKSELEANVEAQAASIVSFERIGVESELKWKKEMEEKGKELDSLKQEMKKSNVAMTNLLRVVDDLNRKIAELEKHCLEAEKSRKEAAEEVNKLQAKLNEEKERKKALEAKCAEIEGTIANYEAEKDALRKQVANNDKEKQALYSNVKELEEKNKDKAKKLLDMNCTKTLLEDECKKTNSEIQYLKEELAKKTSSLENIDKELTDSREFIHEGKDKNVQLKKEKEELSKALVATESKLRQAEAQTKKTTEQNEKLTDKLKAIEKEMTNLNSAFGEAKTKEEKLRDTMKTETEMAESELQSLNEECELLQQKLREVNGKNVELEKALEERFTMEKDLAKLKDEHKALGIFSQKLVDEKVDRDEAVREKQDMERQLRREKNERAKTEEELARLKREYEARKSSARKGDVQDQTDGGDSFQSEGEQIIASTEGSVLSAGVEIHFGPQPVLDNVNSGEEREEIARLQEEIEELKDEKDELNEIIDELRSKTKKLQTLTDSLIEEKENIEDKLDEDAKRHKEEIGSHVDRNKELSRKVEVLVKDKNLLREELKAMEKRYSEESKKLEDALEKRKQEVELVTNTTKADKAKRFESELAESKKKVKELESKLERMNFEKQQWIAANEDAETKLDHAHTELENKKVEIKSLQDEVLKYKRSRSERRKHIDTPKNDTKELSQLRKELEEKENAIESLEDKFATHRRQSLERENEIHIHVDRIQEKQKEKDTKIAALEEEIKEYKRKEHQGVGESPVAITDKDYKEKIAKFQTELAEKERRIGSLEEAIVEYKRTRFEQERDFQAKEAHLAAAREELYKTMKETCEEGQRMESVRHANKKLQEALALTKENENKLRKKLQAVQGKEKSQSSIIGERRRSASKENGLECIAENVRSSNLAELNLAPPGMESNQFEKRLSSSSLENAKREIATLEAQGQELRSELRKARDQVFDLQLELSDALRALRQKERLRDQDRKLFQSSIEDMEKEYNKMRKEFSALITMEKNRSSYITVVELKGSLKKAESDMLEAISNTSDLLNKAKNDIKESRRVESEKEMAERSSERSRGFIEKSTQENKDLLKQLDEAWKERDRLTKKLKRLEVTQVLLKQILNESSVEIERFKRLVDDSGKWEKQRVTSSGSQKSTVNTRELETQSDLTSTDLEEAEKLKDRLEELRKNIRGLEACLEDERSKGEGHLLDYLREKNRLNAEISTLKQCVKETTGKNDKLQSTVNELRGKLQHTQREKATAEIEVSDVRSEVHKLRKLSYDERAEKNSLMQVNAELKRSLQGTKEKDGKVVKESERVKELKKEKERLTAENGMLRKSLKDDKENFAAVCKELENAKKRISEVSNGKEAVIKKNVALETELQVMKDKFSSLEQDRDEFKNQCRHIEENCKDLDNERAKLIADARSYKAKMEKTNQDMQSKCEAKEKEAASLQTKVDRLSALQRKLESDCRGLEKEKERAVAQARSLESDKQRIETINRDQRAEIERLRLDKGNHREINEKLKNLFAEKDKLETMNKDLEMDMRRLYRALDAKGEEMNKVVEELHDMASKVKQLEKEKQRETSLKEQLAEQVIEKDNTMKMKTKVLSDRLEGVLMEAETLKGSSARMEQLGMECRRLEGENLQVIETTQKLREEIVSLKKENDLVKRACQQLRAGRKSNAEEKIVPEGSKSQVNREPVARNKPIVAKVEQVVERVTAEKTNELKATKESHRRKSNDTFPNEIKISKGSQAPMPPYRGEERGRKQERGQSRNQRSHSSPAVKRYPSAPDVKHNTGPASKGPSSSNSNRISDSDKTTCSRSSYCSPILSLVDTSPVHRNPSMDRQPPPTVPNQCPNCKKERRRQGMPISKEYVAPGKYV; this is encoded by the exons ATGGCGTCTGTTGAAGAAGAACCGGGACCAGCGAATCAATTGCATGGCGCAAGCGACCACGAAGACAGGAACTCCGCAGCATCTGA TAATCAGGAAAAAGAAGTACAAGATTCCGGCCATAAACACGAACAGGTGAATCATGATGGCACCCTCGGGTGGAACAACGAATTGCCAGTAGAGATCAGAAGCGCGAGATTGAGTGAATTCGTATCTGAGATGGCGACCGTTGGCCGAAGACTTCATTCCCAGTTGACATCCCTACACGAGACTGTTTCTAGTGAAACCGAGGCCTCCAAGGCGCTCAGCAAAAAGTGGGATCCCTTCACTCCGGACCTGATTGCAAGACTTCACGACAGCACCACTGACGTGAACAGTGAAGTTAAAGTACTGGAAAGGTATCTTGACCAAGTGCGAGAGTTGATTTCCATTGGAGGGGCGAAAGCAAATGGTTTAACTGAGTTGCGTTTCCCGGAAAATAACAATCAGCCTGACGATCAGAAACTTTCCATCAAGGCAAAAATCCAAAGGGACGAGGAGAAGAAAAAATGCACGAAGGAAGTGGAAATGTTGAGGAATCAGCTTCAAAACAATGGGGCAATACTCAATCAAGAAGGACTGATCCGAAGACTAGAGATTGATCGCTCGAAATTGGAATTAGAcaatttgaattttaagaaGCAACTGAAACTTATCAAAGAGAAACTTAACGAGCGAGGGCAAATGGACGACGAACTTGTCTCTCTCACCAACGTCGAATGCAATCTTGGTGCAAGTGAAGAAGAAGGCTTCGCTTTGTCTGAACTTGTTACCTTGCGGAAAGAGAGAAAAGTTCTGCTTTCGACGGTGCAGAGGTTGCAAGGCCATGGCATTAACGGAGGTCGAAAGAGTGATTCCTTTGAAAGAAGCGATGCAACAGTCCAATGTAAAATTAACGTTTTGGGCCAAATTGCGAACGAAGACGTTACGTTGTCCAACCAGCTCACGGAACTGAGGAAGAACTTGAGCGAATTACAAAGGGAATACGATGAGTTGGAGGAGGAAAGCAAATCCATTGCTGAAGAAAATTCCAAGATGATGGACGAAAAAAGGGCGCTCGAAGACAGTGTGGACAAACTGAGAAGTCATATTACGGACGCTTTGGATTCCAATCTTGAAGAAATGGAACATTTACACAGGGAGAAAGAGGAACTCGCACGCAAAGCGCAACTTTTTGAAGAGGACAACAAAAAGGTCCGAGACAACTTTGTTGAATTGTCGAAGAAAAATGCAGCTCACTTGAAATCTGTTCTCGACGAGATCGAAAGAAAGGACTCGCTTGAAGACGCCGTGGACCACTTGAGCACTGCAGTACAAAAGCTCAATGAAATGAATAATCAGTCTCTGTACAGTACAGCAACTGAAGCGTGTATCCCTGGAGACACGGCTGCAGAGATTCACAACTCGAGTCTTTTGAGTGAGATCAAAACATGCAAAGAGCTCATCGATTCACAAAGAGCACAGATACGGCAACTCCAAGTGGACAAAAGAGATATAGAGGACAGTTGCATCAGTCTGAAGAGGGAGGTTGTTGTGTTGAAAACGAAGCGTGGCGAAAGGCGATCGCTGGAATATCAAAGTGACAGCGATAGTGAAGGAATGACATCCACTCGAAAGAATTCGGCCGAGCGTTGCGAGTTTCTCAAGCAAGACATTCTTCGGCTCACCAAGCGGGGGACAGAATTGGAGAACGTGATCAAGGCGTTGAAGTCAGACAACTCCAACTTAGAGGAGGAAAAAGTGTGTTTACTCGACTCACTGTACCACCAACTGGAAAAGAATGAGAAACTGGAGGTCCAAATCGAGAAATTGAAAGGTCTAATGAACGAAGACATCATTGCTAACGGATTAAATCccaagacaacaacaaaactgCTACAAAACGGGATTCAAAGCGGCAGTAATGGAGAACGAGTCAGTGTGAATGGAAATGTCGTCGAGGGAAGCCTGAGTGGCCACCGGGACATAAATGGAAACGATTCCTACCCTGAGGAATTACAGAAAGCTTCAGTTCAGCTGACGGAGAAGTTAGGAACTCTACAACAGCAGATCCGTGAGattgaaaacgaaaaagaaaaaattcaaaaggaTCTAGACGAGAGCAGAAACAATGAAAGGGAGCTTCGAGGGATCGTTTCCACGCTGGAAAAAGAGGCCATGGTAAACAGTCACCAGTTGCAAAAGAGTCAAGGAGTGACGGACACACTGCAGGGTTGTCTACGCGAAGCGcacgaagaaaaagaagaattgACCGAATCGCTTGAGGAAATCACAGAAGAAAAGACAGCTTTGGAAAAAAAGGTCGAAACTCTGGAGAATGAACTAAACGAACTAAAAGAGAAGTATCAGAGCACAAAGGGCGAATTGGAAAGCGATTTAGCTGGGGTTGACGGTATGGATCATAACAAGGAGCAAATGAGATTGATTCAAGCCAAACTGTCCGATCTTTCCGAGTCTTTGACCGACAAAGACAAAGATAGCAGCTGTGAAAACGTAAATGCGAGAGAGCAGTACTCGCTATCACTGGAAGAACAAGGGAGCAGAATAACTTCAATGATCGAGACAGTTCGGAGAGAAGTCAACCTTCTCAAGAAAGAGCATGAAGATGCAAAAACTGAACAGGACGACCTCAAAGCTAAGCTGGATgcttctgaaactgaaaaggtGTCGCTGCAGAAAAACGTGAGAGAACTTGACGAGAAGCGAAGACAAGTGAAGAGTTTCATAACGAAACTTACGGAGGAGAAAGAGGCTTTGTCAGAACAAATAGAAGAGATCAAACAACAGAAGACCAACTTAGCTGACGCTTTGGAAAATGTGTATCAAAGCAAGGAAGGTCTTCAGTGCCAGTTGGAAGATGCTTTGACTAAACAGCACGAAAGTAGCCAGTCTTTGTTTGACGTTGCTGCAGAGGTTCAAAGTTTGAAGAAGTCTCTCAGTAAGGTGGTGGAGGAACGAGACACACTGAAGGAAGCATTGTTGCGAAGTAACTCTGAACTGCAAACACTTAAGAAATCCGAAGCCAAGTGGAATGAAAAGATGACGGGAGCTCAGGTGGAGGCAGACCAAAGTGTCCAAGACAAAACCGAGGAAAGCaaagaggattttgaaaagagTGAGATGGAGAACACTAGTCAAAGCAATGCACAAGCGGCAGTCCGGATGGAAGATGAAGACAATTCTCTTGTTTATGAAATGGTCACGACCTTTGACAATACATCTTTTGCGGAGTCAGCTATTGAAGAGACACCTTTGATAGCTCAAGTGGAGGCATCCCCGACCCTCGAGAGTTTGCCTCCTGTTGATCACCATGAAACACGTGATGACTTGTACGCCCAAAAGCAGGCACTTGAGGAGGAGATTGAACGGTTGAAGAACTGGGTTGAGTCTTTTTCGGCGGAAAAACAAGCCTtggagaaagaaaaggaagctATGCTTAAAGCTAATCACGACATACTTTTAGAACTGGAAAAAGCCAGAGAACAACAAAGAGAGCTGAGGCTTCGCCAAGAGGAAGTTTCTGCATTGGCGAAAGGCGATGACATATCCTCCCAAGATTTGACCGCCTCTTTGGAAGATAACAAAAGCGAAAAAGCGCAGCTCCAACAAGAGATCCAAAGCAAAGCGGATGAAAATGACAAGTTGGGAGAGGCTCTACAAATCGCGAATTCACACAAGGATACTCTGGAAGACAAACAGAGAGAATCACAGGAAACGATAAAAGAATTGGAAAGATCTTGCGAAGCTCTGAAAGCAGAGATAGAAGACCTGAGGAGACAGAGCAAAGATATGGAGGAAAGCTATGGAACTGAGAAAGAGAAATTGTTTCTGGAAAGTGATTTGCGAACGAAAGAAGTTGCGCGGCTCTTAGAGCAAGTGGAATATTTTGAAGAACATATGCAAGAGAAATCACAAATGCTGTGCGAATTAGGTGACAAACTGAAGGAGGCGGAGACTCTGGTTGCCAACATCAAATCAGAAAAGGAGGTCCTTGAGGCAAGTCTTGCAAGAGCTGAGGAAGACAAAGCAAAAGACAGTGAAAGCATCGAACAATTGAAGCAGGAACTGGAAAACACTGCCAAGGTACATACCGAAACCGAAAGCACGCTGAAAGAAGTCCAAAGTAAACTTTGCAATACCGATGACGATTTGGAGTATGGTGAGGAAAAGAAGGATAGTCTGGCAACGAAGATTGACAAGTTAATAGAGAAAGAGAAGCTTCTTATCCTGGAGATAGCGGTGAAGTCTCACGAAAACTCCAAGCTACAAGAAAGCGTGGAAACACTGCAAGGTGACAAAGAATTTCTGGCACGAAAGTTGGAAGAAACAAAGATGGAAAGTAATTTCATCAGAGATGAGCTTCAGGATTTGAGGAACCAGGCCTCAGACTTGAGAAAATTCATCGACGACGAAGCCATTACTAACAAAGAAGAACAAACTGGAGAGACCCCGGAAAAGGAGTCGACTCTCCTTGACGGTGTTTGTGAGTACATTGAAGCTCTCACTGAAGAAAAGGCATCACTAGAAGCTAAAATCGAGAAAGTTGAAGCTTCGAGCCGTGATATAAAAGACAATAATAAACAGCTACTACAGGAGCGAACGGAGCTGACAATTCAACTGCAAGAGGCACTGGACAAAGAGCATAACGATGAATCCAACTTGAAAACAGGGCAAGGTTATGATGAAGTTCGACTGTCACGTGAGATCAGTGATGTCCGAAGTCTGATCGAAAAGCTCAGCTTACAAAAGGAAAAGTTAGGAGCTGCCTTGGCTCATAAAGAACATCAAATAGCAACAGTAACTGCTGAAGCGATCGAGAAGACAAAAATGTTAGAAACcaaggaaaaggaaacagagTCATTGAGCCAAAGAGCGGTTGCCCTCGAAAAAGCTAAAGATGGCTCAGAGAAATTACTCCAGGAGCTGGAACGGGAGAAAACTAAGGTTGCAATGTTGTCACAAGAGCTCGAGAGCTTAAAGGAACACGAAAATGCCGATTTGCATGAGGTGTGCAACAGGCTCGAAGAGGAGAAGAAGGCTTTCATGATGGCTGTGAACAAATCCCGAGAGCTTGAGAAGCGTTTGAAGAGGGCAGAAGAAGAAACTAATCGAGTACTCGAACAGAAGAGTGAGCTCGAGGCCAACGTGGAAGCACAGGCTGCCTCTATTGTTTCGTTTGAAAGGATTGGAGTAGAGAGTGAGTTAAAATGGAAGAAGGAAATGGAAGAAAAAGGCAAAGAGCTTGATTCTCTAAAACAGGAGATGAAGAAGTCCAACGTCGCAATGACAAACTTGCTAAGAGTTGTGGATGACCTGAATAGAAAAATTGCCGAGCTTGAGAAGCACTGCTTGGAAGCTGAAAAATCGCGCAAAGAAGCAGCTGAGGAAGTGAATAAACTCCAAGCAAAGCTAAACGAAGAAAAAGAGAGGAAGAAAGCACTGGAAGCAAAGTGTGCGGAAATTGAAGGAACCATAGCCAATTATGAAGCGGAGAAAGATGCACTGAGGAAGCAGGTTGCTAATAACGACAAAGAAAAGCAAGCGCTTTACAGTAACGTAAAGGAACTAGAAGAAAAGAATAAGGATAAGGCGAAAAAGCTTCTCGATATGAACTGCACCAAGACGCTCTTGGAAGACGAGTGCAAGAAGACCAATTCGGAGATACAATACCTGAAGGAAGAGCTAGCAAAGAAGACTTCGTCTCTAGAGAACATCGACAAGGAGCTGACGGACTCCAGAGAGTTCATCCATGAAGGTAAAGATAAGAACGTTCAACTAAAGAAGGAAAAGGAGGAACTGAGCAAAGCACTCGTAGCAACAGAAAGCAAACTGCGACAAGCGGAGGCACAGACTAAGAAAACGACGGAGCAAAATGAGAAGTTAACAGACAAGTTGAAAGCCATTGAAAAGGAAATGACTAATCTTAATTCAGCGTTCGGAGAGGcaaagacaaaagaagaaaaattacgCGATACTATGAAGACAGAGACAGAAATGGCCGAAAGCGAATTACAGAGTTTGAATGAAGAGTGTGAACTTCTGCAACAGAAATTACGTGAAGTAAATGGGAAGAATGTGGAACTAGAGAAAGCCCTTGAAGAAAGATTTACTATGGAGAAGGATCTAGCTAAACTCAAAGATGAGCACAAGGCGTTAGGAATCTTCTCACAAAAGCTGGTTGATGAAAAAGTTGATCGAGATGAAGCAGTCAGAGAGAAACAGGACATGGAAAGACAGCTTCGGCGTGAAAAGAACGAAAGAGCGAAAACAGAGGAGGAATTGGCGAGGCTTAAAAGAGAGTACGAGGCTCGCAAATCATCGGCACGAAAGGGCGACGTTCAAGATCAAACGGATGGTGGAGACTCGTTTCAAAGCGAAGGAGAACAAATAATTGCGTCTACTGAGGGCAGTGTCCTTTCAGCGGGAGTTGAAATACATTTCGGCCCACAACCAGTCCTTGATAACGTAAATTCGGGTGAAGAACGAGAAGAAATTGCTCGGTTACAAGAAGAAATAGAAGAATTGAAGGATGAAAAGGACGAGTTGAATGAGATCATTGACGAGCTGAGGTCGAAGACGAAAAAGTTACAGACACTTACGGATTCTTTGatagaggaaaaagaaaatatcgAAGACAAATTAGACGAAGATGCAAAGCGCCACAAGGAAGAAATTGGCTCTCACGTGGACAGAAACAAAGAACTGTCAAGAAAGGTGGAGGTTTTAGTCAAAGACAAGAACCTTCTCCGCGAGGAACTCAAAGCCATGGAGAAGCGGTACTCAGAAGAATCCAAAAAGCTGGAGGATGCTTTGGAGAAGAGAAAACAAGAAGTGGAACTCGTCACGAATACAACAAAAGCAGACAAGGCAAAGCGTTTTGAAAGTGAGCTGgctgaaagcaaaaaaaaggtGAAAGAGTTGGAAAGCAAGTTGGAGAGAATGAACTTTGAAAAGCAGCAGTGGATTGCTGCAAACGAAGATGCCGAGACGAAACTGGATCACGCACATACTGAGTTGGAAAATAAGAAGGTCGAGATCAAATCTCTTCAAGACGAAGTTTTGAAGTACAAGCGATCACGTTCCGAGCGAAGAAAACACATAGACACGCCGAAGAATGACACGAAAGAACTTTCACAGCTTCGGAAAGAATTGGAAGAAAAGGAGAATGCAATAGAATCGCTTGAAGATAAATTTGCCACACACAGACGACAATCACTTGAACGAGAGAATGAAATCCACATCCATGTCGACCGaatacaagaaaaacagaaGGAGAAAGATACCAAAATCGCTGCGCTGGAAGAGGAAATAAAGGAATATAAGAGGAAGGAACATCAAGGTGTTGGCGAGTCTCCAGTTGCGATAACTGATAAAGACTATAAGGAAAAGATAGCCAAATTTCAGACAGAATTGGCTGAAAAGGAGAGGCGAATTGGATCACTGGAAGAAGCAATCGTGGAGTACAAGAGGACGAGATTCGAGCAGGAACGAGACTTCCAAGCAAAAGAGGCACATTTAGCAGCGGCACGGGAGGAGCTGTACAAGACTATGAAAGAAACATGCGAGGAAGGACAACGGATGGAGAGTGTAAGGCATGCAAACAAAAAGCTGCAAGAAGCTTTGGCACTAAcgaaggaaaatgaaaacaaacttaggaaAAAGCTGCAAGCAGTCCAAGGAAAAGAGAAGTCACAAAGTTCGATCATTGGAGAGAGGCGTCGAAGTGCGTCCAAAGAGAATGGCTTGGAATGCATAGCAGAAAACGTGAGATCGTCAAACCTTGCCGAGCTTAACCTCGCTCCACCCGGAATGGAATCAAATCAATTCGAGAAAAGACTCAGCTCGAGTTCCCTTGAAAATGCGAAGAGAGAGATAGCCACCCTTGAAGCTCAAGGTCAAGAGCTCAGGAGCGAGCTGCGAAAGGCGCGTGATCAGGTCTTTGATTTGCAGCTCGAACTTTCAGATGCGCTACGAGCTTTGAGGCAAAAGGAACGTCTCAGAGACCAAGATCGCAAGCTATTCCAGTCAAGCATCGAAGACATGGAGAAAGAGTACAACAAAATGCGCAAAGAATTTTCAGCGCTCATAACAATGGAGAAAAACAGGTCCTCTTATATCACAGTGGTGGAACTCAAAGGCAGCTTGAAAAAAGCAGAGTCGGATATGCTAGAAGCAATTTCTAACACATCAGATCTACTGAATAAAGCGAAGAACGACATTAAAGAGAGTCGACGCGTTGAGTCGGAAAAAGAAATGGCTGAGAGGTCAAGCGAGCGTTCGAGAGGCTTCATAGAAAAGTCCACACAAGAAAACAAGGATCTTCTGAAGCAGTTGGACGAGGCTTGGAAAGAGCGAGACAGGCTTACAAAGAAGCTCAAACGCTTAGAAGTTACTCAAGTTCTCTTGAAGCAGATCCTAAACGAGTCGTCTGTGGAGATAGAACGGTTTAAGCGGCTGGTTGATGATTCTGGGAAATGGGAAAAACAACGAGTGACGAGCAGTGGAAGTCAGAAGAGCACAGTCAACACAAGGGAGTTAGAAACCCAAAGTGATTTGACCTCGACTGATTTAGAAGAAGctgaaaaattgaaagatcgtCTTGAAGAACTTCGAAAGAACATCAGGGGTCTTGAAGCGTGCCTGGAGGACGAACGATCCAAAGGGGAAGGTCATCTTCTTGATTATCTACGAGAGAAGAACAGACTAAACGCTGAGATTTCCACTTTGAAACAATGCGTTAAAGAAACCACTGGTAAGAACGACAAACTGCAGTCCACGGTCAACGAATTACGAGGAAAACTACAACACACCCAACGAGAGAAAGCTACAGCCGAGATCGAGGTCTCTGATGTTCGGTCTGAGGTGCACAAACTTCGGAAGCTTTCGTACGACGAGCGCGCTGAGAAGAATTCCTTGATGCAAGTAAACGCAGAACTAAAACGATCACTACAGGGCACGAAAGAAAAGGACGGGAAAGTTGTCAAAGAATCCGAAAGGGTtaaagaattgaaaaaagaaaaagaacgctTAACAGCTGAGAATGGCATGCTGAGAAAGAGCCTCAAGGACGACAAAGAGAATTTTGCCGCTGTCTGTAAGGAGTTAGAGAATGCCAAGAAACGAATAAGCGAGGTGTCTAATGGCAAGGAAGCCGTCATAAAAAAGAACGTGGCCTTAGAGACCGAACTGCAAGTAATGAAAGATAAGTTTTCAAGCCTGGAACAAGATCGCGACGAATTTAAGAACCAGTGCAGACACATAGAAGAAAACTGCAAAGATTTGGATAACGAAAGAGCCAAACTCATAGCGGATGCACGTTCGTACAAGGCAAAAATGGAAAAGACCAATCAAGATATGCAGTCCAAATGCGAAGCAAAAGAGAAAGAAGCCGCTTCGTTGCAAACGAAAGTTGATCGACTGAGCGCTCTCCAAAGGAAACTTGAAAGCGATTGCCGAGgcttggaaaaagaaaaagagagagcAGTAGCACAAGCTCGTTCACTAGAATCCGATAAGCAACGCATCGAAACAATCAACAGGGATCAAAGAGCCGAGATCGAACGTCTTCGCCTCGACAAGGGAAATCACAGAGAGATCAACGAGAAGCTCAAAAACTTGTTTGCAGAGAAAGACAAACTGGAAACAATGAATAAAGACCTGGAAATGGACATGAGGAGACTTTACAGGGCGCTGGATGCAAAGGGAGAAGAGATGAACAAAGTTGTTGAGGAATTACATGACATGGCGTCTAAG GTCAAACAACTAGAGAAGGAAAAACAGAGAGAAACATCCCTGAAAGAACAACTCGCAGAACAGGTGATCGAGAAAGACAACaccatgaaaatgaaaaccaagGTTCTCTCGGATCGTTTGGAAGGGGTTCTTATGGAGGCAGAAACTCTCAAAGGTTCATCAGCAAGAATGGAACAATTAGGAATGGAATGTCGGCGATTGGAAGGCGAAAACCTTCAAGTCATTGAAACTACGCAAAAGCTTCGGGAAGAGATTGTCagtttgaagaaagaaaacgaCCTCGTGAAACGAGCCTGCCAGCAGCTCCGCGCTGGGAGAAAATCCAACGCTGAGGAGAAAATCGTCCCTGAAGGTTCAAAATCACAAGTTAACAGAGAACCAGTAGCAAGGAATAAACCGATAGTTGCCAAAGTCGAACAGGTTGTTGAGAGAGTGACTGCGGAGAAAACTAACGAATTGAAAGCAACGAAAGAAAGCCATCGGCGGAAGTCAAATGATACCTTTCCCAATGAAATCAAGATCTCCAAAGGTTCGCAGGCGCCTATGCCTCCATATAGAGGAGAAGAAAGGGGCAGGAAGCAGGAGCGAGGACAATCTAGGAACCAACGATCCCACAGCTCACCAGCAGTCAAACGTTACCCTTCGGCCCCAGACGTGAAACACAATACAGGCCCCGCATCCAAAGGCCCCTCGTCAAGTAACTCCAACCGTATTTCAGACTCAGATAAAACCACGTGTTCACGGAGCTCTTATTGCAGTCCCATCTTGTCCCTGGTGGACACGAGCCCTGTCCATCGGAACCCGTCAATGGATCGTCAGCCGCCACCCACGGTACCTAATCAATGTCCCAATTGTAAGAAGGAAAGACGAAGGCAGGGTATGCCGATTTCCAAGGAGTATGTGGCGCCCGGAAAATACGTATAA